The sequence below is a genomic window from Massilia oculi.
GCGCCAACGGCTGCGCATCGTCGCGCTGTCGGCGCTGCTGGTGCCGCTGGCGATCAGCGTGCTCAAACACTTCAGCACTTCGCATTGTCCATGGGACTTGCTGCGCTATGGCGGCGACCAGCCCTATGTGCGGCTGTTTGAGGCCTTGCCAGCCGGCGCCGTCGCCGGCCAGTGCCTGCCTGCCGGGCATGCGTCGAGCGCCTTGTGGCTGCTGTCGCTGGCGGTGTACTGGCTGCCGGCGCGGCCGCGCATGGCAGGCGCCGTGGCTGCCCTCGCGCTCGCGACCGGCGCGGCGGTCGGCTATCTGCAGCAGCTGCGCGGCGCCCATTTCATGACCCATACCCTATGGTCGATCTGGATCGCCTGCGCCATCGTCCTGTTCCTGGTCGCTGTCCTGCGGACGGGGCCATCCCGCCGCAAGGCGCCATCCAACCCCTTGTCGGAATCCGTCCATGCCGCAACCGCAGATCAGTGAATTCAAGAGCAGACAGGGCCTCGGGCGGATATTGTCCGCGTCCCGCTATTCGGCCGAAGGCCTGAAGTTCGCCTGGCAATCGGAACAGGCGTTTCGCCAGGAGCTGCTGGTGGTCTTGCCTGCCATGCTGGTGGCGGCACTGCTGCCGCTGCCGGCCCTCGAGAGGCTGGCGCTGGTTGCTGTGCTGCTCCTGGTGCTGGTCGTCGAGTTGCTCAATTCCGCCATCGAGGCGGTAGTCGACCGCATCTCGCTCGAACGCCACCCCTTGTCCAAGAGCGCCAAGGACCTGGGCAGCGCGGCCGTCGCGCTGGCCGTCATGCTCGCTGCCCTGACCTGGGGTGTGCTCGTCCTGCCGCTGTTTTTCACTTGGCAGGACTGTGCTCATCGGCCTTTACGGGCGCCGGCGCCGGCTGGCGCCGCAGCCGCCGCCCGTGGCGCTTGAACCAGTGCTCCAGGTCGTCGATATAGGTATAGACGGCCGGCACCACCAGCAGGCTCAATAGCGTCGAGGTGATCAGGCCGCCGATCACGGCCACCGCCATCGGCGAGCGAAAGCTCGGGTCGCCCGAGAAGCCCAGGGCGAGGGGCAGCATGCCGGCGCCCATCGCGATGGTGGTCATCACGATCGGGCGGCTGCGCTTGTGGCAGGCGTCGACCAGGGCGTCGAAGCGCTCCATCCCGGCTTCGCGCGCCAGGATCGCGTAGTCGACCAGCAGGATCGAGTTCTTGGTCACGATCCCCATCAGCATGATCAGGCCGATCATGGTCGGCATCGACAGCGCATTGCTGGTGATTAAAAGAGCGACAAACGCGCCGCCGATCGACAGCGGCAGCGCCGCCAGGATCGTCACCGGCTGCATGAAGTCCGAGAACAGCAGCACCAGCACGCCATAGATGCACAGCACGCCGATCAGCATGGCCACGCCGAAGCTGTTGAACAGCGCCTGCATCTCCTGCGCGTCGCCCAGCTCGGCGATGGTCACCGACGACGGCAGCGACTGGAACACCGGCAGCGCGCGCGCCTCGGCATTGACTTCGCCCAGCGCGCGGCCGGACAGCTCGACGTCGAGCGTCACGTTGCGGCTGCGGTTCAGGCGGTCGATCTGGGCCGGACCGCTTTCCATCGTGATGTCGGCGACGGTGGACAGCAGCACCGGGCCGTTCGCACCGGGCACCGTCAGGCGCCCGATGGCGTCCAGGTCGGCGCGCACCGCGTCCGGCAGCTTGACCCGGATCGGCACCTGGCGCTCGTCCAGGTTCATCTTGGCCAGCGACTGTTCGTAGTCGCCGGCAGTGGCCACGCGTACCGTCTCGCCGATCGAGGCCGCCGTCACGCCCAGGTCGGCCGCGCGCGCGAAGTCGGGGCGCACGATGATCTCGGGCCGCACCAGCGAGGCGCTGGAACTGACGTTGCCGATGCCGGAGAGGGTGCGCAGCTCGCGCTCGGCCTGGCGCGCCGCAAGCGTGAGCGCCTGCGCGTCGTCGCTGCGCAGCACCAGCTGCATCTTGGTGCCGGCGTCCGGTATGCCGACCGTGAAGCGGGCGCCGGGGATGTCCACCAGCGCTTGCCGGATGTGGTTCTCGATCACGCCCAGCTTCACGTCGCGATCGCTGCGGTCGACGGTGGTGATGGTCAGGACGGCGCGCCGGGCCTCGGCCGCCGCGCCGGGCGAGAAGGCGTCGCCGCTGGAGCCGCCGCCGATCGAGCTGAACACGCTCTTGACGCCGGCCACCTTCATGACCCGCCGGCGCACCTGCTCGGCCACCGCATGGGTCTGGGCCAGGGTGGCGCCCGGCGGCAGCTC
It includes:
- a CDS encoding phosphatase PAP2 family protein; this encodes MGAATMVTALLPARAIRRMAAALAVAAPVILWIGRCTDADLALADAVFDAASGVFPWRHAWLAETFSHVILKWLLMLLALGFIACAMTDLAWPRAGMRAGARQRLRIVALSALLVPLAISVLKHFSTSHCPWDLLRYGGDQPYVRLFEALPAGAVAGQCLPAGHASSALWLLSLAVYWLPARPRMAGAVAALALATGAAVGYLQQLRGAHFMTHTLWSIWIACAIVLFLVAVLRTGPSRRKAPSNPLSESVHAATADQ